The proteins below come from a single Polymorphobacter fuscus genomic window:
- a CDS encoding anhydro-N-acetylmuramic acid kinase, producing the protein MTKTTTAIGLMSGTSMDGIDAALIETDGENHVIPRGFLTISYEPDFVARLRDAAAHALECHRPGPDALIDAVAAELTGLHAIAVHRLLAATGTDRADVAIIGFHGHTVAHRPDRGWTWQIGDGALMQTATRIPVAFDFRSADVAAGGQGAPLAPGYHRARSAGVGRPLGVLNLGGVGNLTWFSGDDWGSFDTGPANALIDDWVARHGTARYDKDGAIAAGGTVQESVLTAMLDLPWFDLAPPKSLDRADFTTQAARGLGLADGAATLTAFTAETIRLALGHVPPIGRLLVTGGGRHNPTLMAMIADRTGVPTEAVEAVGWNGDALEAEAFAWLAVRTAAGKPISWPETTGVPAAMTGGRLA; encoded by the coding sequence ATGACCAAGACCACCACTGCCATCGGCCTGATGTCCGGAACCTCGATGGACGGGATCGACGCCGCACTGATCGAGACCGATGGCGAAAACCATGTCATTCCGCGCGGCTTCCTGACCATTTCCTATGAGCCCGATTTCGTTGCCCGGCTGCGCGATGCCGCTGCCCATGCACTGGAGTGCCACCGCCCCGGGCCGGACGCGCTGATCGACGCCGTCGCAGCCGAATTGACCGGCCTTCACGCCATCGCCGTCCATCGGCTGCTGGCGGCGACCGGGACGGATCGCGCCGATGTCGCCATCATCGGCTTTCACGGCCATACCGTCGCGCACCGGCCTGATCGGGGCTGGACATGGCAGATCGGCGATGGCGCCCTGATGCAGACGGCGACGCGCATTCCCGTTGCCTTCGATTTCCGCTCCGCCGATGTCGCCGCCGGCGGCCAGGGCGCGCCGCTGGCGCCGGGCTATCATCGGGCGCGATCCGCCGGCGTCGGCCGGCCGCTCGGCGTCCTCAACCTCGGCGGGGTCGGCAATCTGACCTGGTTCAGCGGCGATGACTGGGGCAGCTTCGACACCGGCCCCGCCAACGCGCTGATCGACGATTGGGTCGCACGCCACGGCACCGCGCGCTATGACAAGGACGGCGCCATCGCCGCCGGCGGCACCGTGCAGGAATCGGTGCTGACGGCCATGCTCGACCTGCCCTGGTTCGACCTTGCGCCGCCCAAATCGCTCGACCGCGCCGATTTCACCACCCAGGCGGCGCGCGGCCTCGGCCTTGCCGATGGCGCTGCAACGCTGACGGCGTTCACCGCCGAGACGATCCGCCTCGCGCTCGGCCATGTCCCGCCCATCGGCCGCCTGCTGGTCACCGGCGGCGGCCGCCACAACCCGACCCTGATGGCGATGATCGCCGATCGCACCGGCGTGCCGACCGAAGCGGTGGAGGCGGTCGGCTGGAACGGCGATGCGCTGGAGGCCGAGGCTTTCGCCTGGCTTGCCGTGCGAACCGCTGCCGGCAAGCCGATCAGCTGGCCGGAAACCACCGGCGTGCCGGCGGCGATGACCGGCGGCCGGCTGGCCTGA
- a CDS encoding cation:proton antiporter, protein MTPTEVFLIAVFLIFSVPYLVWRLARTEYYAPLVVVQILCGILLGPGILGAAFPGYYAFVFNPQTVAALNGIAWWGVMLFVWIAGIELDLRQAWARRGETSITAGLALGAPLLLGSLAALVMLRFPGWAGPRGSTVQVVLGIGMACAVTALPILVLLMAKLDILRQPFGQRILRYASLDDIAIWAVLALILLDWQRVGRQAAFLAIFGIASWALRRLMIRISPMDRWYVGLIWLAGCGFLADWSGLHFMVGAFLAGAVLDAGWFDREQLDAFRDHVLLAVMPVFFLSTGLRTQWDMGGVAVFAVAALLLAASTAGKLAGVHLAGRLLGWARGEATVIGWLLQTKALIMIIFANVLLDRQIITRETFTALLLMAVGSTMLTMPIVKPRLRALGDLVGRVQ, encoded by the coding sequence ATGACCCCGACCGAAGTCTTTCTGATTGCGGTGTTCCTGATCTTTTCGGTGCCCTATCTGGTCTGGCGGCTGGCCCGGACCGAATATTATGCGCCGCTGGTGGTCGTGCAGATCCTTTGCGGGATCCTGCTCGGCCCCGGCATCCTCGGCGCGGCATTTCCGGGCTATTATGCCTTTGTTTTCAACCCGCAGACCGTGGCCGCGCTCAACGGCATCGCCTGGTGGGGGGTGATGCTGTTCGTCTGGATCGCCGGGATCGAGCTCGACCTGCGGCAGGCCTGGGCGCGGCGCGGTGAAACGAGCATCACCGCCGGGCTGGCCCTGGGGGCGCCGCTGCTGCTCGGCAGCCTGGCGGCGCTGGTCATGCTGCGCTTCCCCGGCTGGGCAGGCCCGCGTGGCAGCACGGTGCAGGTCGTTCTCGGCATCGGCATGGCGTGCGCAGTGACGGCGCTGCCGATCCTGGTGCTGCTGATGGCAAAGCTGGACATCCTGCGCCAACCGTTCGGCCAGCGGATCCTGCGCTATGCCAGCCTCGACGATATCGCCATCTGGGCTGTCCTGGCGCTGATCCTGCTCGATTGGCAACGCGTCGGGCGCCAGGCCGCGTTCCTCGCCATTTTCGGCATTGCCAGCTGGGCGCTGCGCCGGTTGATGATCCGGATTTCCCCGATGGATCGCTGGTATGTCGGGCTGATCTGGCTGGCCGGTTGCGGGTTTCTCGCCGACTGGTCGGGGCTGCACTTCATGGTCGGGGCGTTCCTGGCCGGCGCCGTCCTCGATGCCGGCTGGTTCGACCGCGAGCAGCTCGACGCCTTTCGCGACCATGTCCTGCTCGCGGTGATGCCGGTGTTCTTTCTCAGCACCGGGTTGCGCACGCAATGGGACATGGGCGGTGTCGCCGTGTTTGCCGTAGCGGCGCTGCTGCTCGCGGCCTCGACGGCGGGCAAGCTCGCCGGTGTCCATCTCGCCGGACGGCTGCTGGGCTGGGCGCGGGGCGAGGCGACGGTGATCGGCTGGCTGTTGCAGACCAAGGCGCTGATCATGATCATCTTCGCCAATGTCCTGCTCGACCGCCAGATCATCACGCGGGAAACGTTCACGGCGCTGCTGCTGATGGCGGTCGGAAGCACCATGCTGACCATGCCCATCGTCAAGCCGCGGCTGCGTGCGCTCGGCGACCTCGTCGGCAGGGTGCAGTGA
- the tyrS gene encoding tyrosine--tRNA ligase translates to MAYTSDFLRRLDTRGFIHQITDPAALDAAASAGVVTAYVGYDCTAPSLHIGNLVSIMMLRHFQQSGHRPIVLMGGGTTKVGDPSGKDEGRQMLDDARIEANKASIRRIFERFLDFDGPNAAIMVDNDEWLSGLAYIPFLREIGRHFSVNRMLSFDSVKLRLDREQPLSFLEFNYMILQGYDYLELNRRFGCILQMGGSDQWGNIVNGTDLIRRVDGRDAFGLTTPLITRADGAKMGKTAAGAVWLHEDSLPGFDYWQFWRNTHDADVARFLKIYTDLELGAIEEVLAGDINAAKVVLATEATALCRGRPAAEAAAATAAATFAGGAGDDLPRFAIDAPVSILDALIGLGFAASKGEARRLVAGGGARIDGAPVTNDAELVSAGSRISAGKKRHGIIDLR, encoded by the coding sequence ATGGCTTACACATCCGATTTCCTTCGCCGGCTCGATACGCGCGGCTTCATCCACCAGATTACCGACCCCGCGGCACTCGACGCGGCGGCGTCGGCGGGCGTGGTCACCGCCTATGTCGGCTATGACTGCACGGCACCGAGCCTGCACATCGGCAACCTCGTCTCGATCATGATGCTGCGGCACTTCCAGCAGTCGGGGCACCGGCCGATCGTGCTGATGGGCGGCGGCACCACCAAGGTCGGCGACCCTTCGGGGAAGGACGAGGGCCGGCAGATGCTCGACGATGCGCGCATCGAGGCCAACAAGGCGTCGATCCGGCGCATTTTCGAGCGCTTTCTCGATTTCGACGGACCCAACGCGGCGATCATGGTCGACAATGACGAATGGTTGTCGGGCCTCGCCTATATTCCCTTCCTGCGCGAAATCGGCCGGCACTTCTCGGTCAACCGGATGCTCAGCTTCGATTCCGTCAAGCTGCGTCTCGACCGCGAACAGCCGCTGAGCTTTCTCGAATTCAACTACATGATCCTGCAGGGTTATGATTACCTCGAGCTGAATCGCCGATTTGGTTGCATATTGCAGATGGGCGGCAGCGACCAATGGGGCAATATCGTCAACGGCACGGACCTGATCCGCCGGGTCGACGGCCGTGACGCCTTTGGGCTGACAACGCCGCTGATCACCCGCGCCGATGGTGCGAAGATGGGCAAGACCGCCGCCGGCGCCGTCTGGCTGCACGAGGATTCGCTCCCCGGGTTCGATTACTGGCAGTTCTGGCGCAACACCCATGATGCCGATGTGGCGCGGTTCCTGAAAATCTACACCGATCTGGAACTTGGCGCCATCGAGGAGGTCCTGGCCGGCGATATCAACGCCGCCAAGGTCGTGCTCGCCACCGAAGCAACGGCGCTTTGCCGTGGACGTCCGGCGGCAGAGGCCGCCGCCGCGACCGCGGCCGCGACATTTGCCGGCGGGGCAGGGGATGATCTCCCAAGGTTCGCCATCGATGCGCCGGTTTCGATCCTCGATGCGCTGATCGGGTTGGGGTTTGCGGCCTCGAAGGGCGAGGCACGCCGGCTGGTGGCCGGTGGCGGTGCCCGCATCGACGGTGCGCCGGTGACGAACGACGCCGAACTCGTTTCTGCGGGTTCCCGGATCAGCGCCGGCAAGAAACGCCACGGCATCATCGACCTTCGATAG
- a CDS encoding LacI family DNA-binding transcriptional regulator, whose protein sequence is MNRKPARQQGRAPTIADVAAVAGFSPMTVSRVINGEANVRASTRQAVQAAVAKLNYAPNAAARSLAGAEQIRIGMLYSNPSAAYLSRFLLGGLEQARISHVQLVIERCDSDAQDEEQAVRDLLASDVDGIILSPPLCDSENILALLMASDALVVAVTNWRPPAAISVVRIDDHEAAAAMTRHMLALGHRRIGHIIGNPTHKASAQRLAGFRAAMADAGVPVDPSLIAQGQFTYRSGLSTAEQLLDVPERPTAIFAGNDDMAAAVVAVAHRRNLNVPSDLTVCGFDDTDFAQSIWPELTTIHQPIAEMSRTALKMLVHAIRSRRAGSVEPPSEAVLDYTLVRRDSDAPPSLR, encoded by the coding sequence ATGAACCGCAAGCCAGCGCGGCAGCAGGGACGCGCGCCCACCATCGCCGACGTCGCCGCCGTCGCCGGATTTTCGCCGATGACGGTGTCGCGCGTCATCAATGGCGAGGCCAATGTCCGCGCCTCCACGCGCCAGGCGGTGCAGGCGGCGGTGGCCAAGCTCAACTATGCGCCCAACGCCGCGGCACGGTCGCTGGCCGGCGCCGAACAGATCCGCATCGGCATGCTCTACAGCAATCCCAGTGCCGCCTATCTCAGCCGCTTCCTGCTCGGCGGGCTCGAACAGGCGCGGATCAGCCATGTCCAGCTGGTCATCGAGCGCTGCGACAGCGATGCGCAGGACGAGGAACAGGCGGTCCGCGACCTGCTCGCCAGCGATGTCGATGGCATCATCCTGTCACCGCCGCTGTGCGATTCCGAGAATATCCTGGCGCTGCTGATGGCGTCGGATGCGCTGGTCGTGGCGGTCACCAACTGGCGGCCGCCGGCGGCGATTTCGGTGGTGCGGATCGACGACCATGAAGCGGCGGCGGCGATGACCCGGCACATGCTGGCGCTCGGCCATCGGCGGATCGGCCATATCATCGGAAACCCGACGCACAAGGCGAGCGCCCAGCGGCTGGCCGGGTTTCGTGCCGCCATGGCCGACGCCGGGGTCCCCGTCGACCCCAGCCTGATCGCGCAGGGCCAGTTCACCTACCGGTCGGGGCTGTCGACCGCCGAACAATTGCTCGACGTGCCCGAACGCCCGACCGCGATCTTTGCCGGCAACGACGACATGGCCGCGGCGGTGGTGGCGGTCGCGCACCGCCGCAACCTCAATGTGCCGAGCGACCTGACGGTCTGCGGGTTCGACGATACCGATTTCGCCCAGTCGATCTGGCCCGAATTGACGACGATCCACCAGCCGATCGCCGAAATGTCGCGCACCGCGCTGAAGATGCTGGTCCACGCCATTCGCAGCCGGCGCGCCGGTTCGGTCGAACCGCCGAGCGAGGCGGTCCTCGACTATACGCTGGTCCGGCGCGATTCGGACGCGCCGCCGTCGCTGCGCTGA
- a CDS encoding glycoside hydrolase family 3 protein gives MGAPAVAAGVADPSVWPVVADPVPADPALEARLAAILGRMSVEQKVGQVIQADVASVTPDDVARYHLGSILNGGNSAPGGKRYATGPEWLAGADAFYEASVRPQGKLPVIPIIWGSDAVHGHSKAIGATLFPHNIGLGAMRDPELMRKIGTVTATEMRVTGLDWTFAPTLAVVRDDRWGRSYEGFSEDPAVVASYAGPFVEGLQGKVGAADWLKGPHIVATAKHFVGDGGTTNGKDQGDNDAPEAELRDVQAAGYPPALKAGVQSVMASYSSWQGAKMHGNASLLTGVLKGRMGFGGFVVGDWNGHGQLPGCSPTDCPGALVAGMDMFMAPDSWKALHASTLKAVQAGTLPMARLDDAVARILRVKLRAGVFDDGKPSARPFGGKFELLGGPAHRAIARQAVRQSLVLLKNDGGALPLKPGQKLLVAGDGADSFMKQSGGWTLTWQGTGLKREDFPGATTIGAALVAAAGGAAELRPDGNYTAKPDVAVVVFGEDPYAEFQGDLPDLAFRDRADSLALLKRYRAAGVRTVAVFLSGRPLWVNPWINAADAFVAAWLPGSEGGGVADVLFGKADFTGKLPFSWPRTATQTRLNVGDPGYDPLFAFGYGLSYARPGRVASLSEDSGIVGGAGQPAGTWFQRGKIGTGLAMELAAAGASVPVAAGPAATANGWLRTAPVDRNAQEDSVRLTWSGGGPAQVVLRSAPPIDIARESNGELSIEIDVSADTLGTAPLLLGMGDARGIDLAPALRRGTGWQTVSVRLSCFAARGVDMTKVAVPLRLSTSAATDLRVSRIALGSTAAGAVSCD, from the coding sequence ATGGGTGCGCCGGCGGTCGCGGCCGGAGTTGCCGACCCATCGGTCTGGCCGGTGGTCGCCGACCCGGTGCCCGCCGATCCGGCGCTCGAAGCGCGATTGGCGGCGATCCTTGGCCGCATGTCGGTCGAACAGAAGGTCGGCCAGGTCATCCAGGCCGATGTTGCCAGCGTCACGCCCGACGATGTCGCGCGCTACCACCTCGGGTCGATCCTCAACGGCGGCAACAGCGCCCCGGGCGGCAAGCGTTATGCCACCGGCCCCGAATGGCTGGCCGGTGCCGATGCCTTTTACGAAGCGTCGGTGCGGCCGCAGGGCAAGTTGCCGGTCATCCCGATCATCTGGGGCAGCGATGCCGTCCACGGCCACAGCAAGGCGATCGGCGCCACGCTGTTTCCGCACAATATCGGCCTGGGGGCGATGCGCGACCCCGAATTGATGCGCAAGATCGGCACGGTGACGGCGACCGAAATGCGTGTGACGGGGCTCGACTGGACCTTCGCACCGACGCTGGCGGTGGTGCGCGACGATCGCTGGGGCCGCAGCTATGAAGGCTTTTCCGAGGATCCGGCGGTGGTCGCGTCCTATGCGGGGCCGTTCGTCGAAGGGCTGCAGGGCAAGGTCGGCGCGGCGGACTGGTTGAAGGGGCCGCACATCGTTGCCACCGCCAAGCATTTCGTCGGCGATGGCGGCACCACCAACGGCAAGGACCAGGGCGACAATGACGCGCCTGAGGCGGAGCTGCGCGATGTCCAGGCCGCCGGCTACCCCCCGGCGCTGAAGGCGGGCGTCCAGTCGGTGATGGCGAGCTATTCGAGCTGGCAGGGGGCCAAGATGCACGGCAATGCCTCGCTGCTGACCGGCGTATTGAAGGGCCGGATGGGCTTTGGCGGCTTTGTCGTCGGGGACTGGAATGGCCATGGCCAGCTGCCGGGGTGCAGCCCCACCGACTGCCCGGGGGCGCTGGTCGCCGGGATGGACATGTTCATGGCGCCCGACAGCTGGAAGGCGCTCCATGCCTCGACGCTGAAGGCGGTGCAGGCCGGCACGTTGCCGATGGCGCGGCTCGACGATGCGGTGGCGCGGATCCTGCGGGTCAAGTTGCGCGCCGGGGTGTTCGACGATGGCAAGCCGTCGGCGCGGCCCTTCGGCGGCAAGTTCGAGCTGCTTGGCGGGCCGGCACATCGCGCCATCGCCCGGCAGGCGGTGCGCCAGTCGCTGGTCCTGCTGAAGAATGACGGTGGCGCGCTGCCGCTGAAGCCGGGACAGAAATTGCTGGTCGCCGGTGACGGCGCCGACAGTTTCATGAAACAGTCGGGCGGCTGGACGCTGACCTGGCAGGGGACGGGGCTGAAGCGCGAGGATTTTCCCGGCGCGACGACCATCGGCGCGGCGCTGGTCGCGGCCGCCGGCGGCGCCGCCGAATTGCGCCCGGATGGCAATTACACCGCCAAGCCCGATGTCGCCGTGGTGGTGTTCGGGGAGGACCCCTATGCCGAGTTTCAGGGCGATCTTCCCGACCTGGCGTTTCGCGACCGGGCCGACAGCCTGGCGCTGTTGAAACGTTATCGCGCCGCCGGAGTCCGGACGGTCGCGGTGTTCCTCTCCGGCCGGCCCCTGTGGGTCAACCCCTGGATCAACGCCGCCGATGCCTTTGTCGCGGCGTGGCTGCCGGGGTCGGAAGGGGGCGGCGTCGCCGATGTGCTGTTCGGCAAGGCCGACTTCACCGGCAAATTGCCGTTCAGCTGGCCCAGAACCGCGACCCAGACCCGGCTGAATGTCGGTGATCCCGGCTATGACCCGCTGTTCGCCTTCGGCTATGGCCTCAGCTACGCGCGGCCGGGCAGGGTGGCGTCGCTGAGCGAGGATAGCGGCATTGTCGGCGGCGCGGGGCAGCCGGCCGGGACCTGGTTCCAGCGCGGCAAGATCGGCACCGGACTGGCCATGGAACTGGCGGCGGCGGGCGCCAGCGTGCCCGTCGCCGCCGGACCCGCCGCGACGGCGAACGGCTGGCTGCGCACCGCGCCCGTCGACCGCAATGCCCAGGAAGACAGTGTGCGGCTGACCTGGTCGGGCGGCGGGCCGGCGCAGGTCGTTTTGCGCAGCGCCCCGCCGATCGACATTGCGCGCGAGAGCAATGGCGAATTGTCGATCGAGATCGACGTGTCGGCCGACACGCTGGGCACGGCGCCATTGCTGCTCGGCATGGGGGATGCCCGGGGCATTGACCTGGCGCCGGCGCTGCGGCGCGGCACCGGCTGGCAGACGGTGTCGGTGCGCCTGTCGTGCTTTGCGGCGCGCGGAGTCGACATGACAAAGGTCGCGGTGCCGCTTCGGCTGTCGACATCGGCGGCGACCGATCTGCGGGTATCGCGGATCGCCCTGGGGTCGACGGCGGCGGGCGCGGTGTCCTGCGACTGA